The window TACCAGGCGACGCCACCGCGCAGTGGCTGGTGGCTGTTGGAAACGAGCCGCGTTACGCCGTCGCCCGATTTTTCAGGAGCGATGGCAAAAGCGTTTGAGCCGGCAAAATTGCCTGCCTCGCCCATGTGAACAGGCAGGGCGGCAAGCGGCGGACCAGGTTCGGGGTTGCGCTCCTCCCCGGAAACAAGCGGACCGATGACTTTGTCGAGGCCGAAAAAGAATGGCTGGCGCAAAGCGAAGCCTGCGGCCACATCTTCTCCGTTGACCGGGAAAAGATTGCGCAGTTTTACTTCGCCGGGATTTTCGTCCGCGAATTGGTTGAGGCCGCTCGCATAGGCATTGAACAGCGCCTGCGTATCTTCGGGCAAGCTCGTAAACTGCCGCTGCGCAGTGCCGCGCGCATCGAGCAGATGATAGGCATAATCGACCGCTGCACCGTCCTGACCGGCAATCGCTCCATAGCGCCCGCGCGCCATGGCCAGCACGTCCTGCAGAGTATCGAAATCATCCTGCGCGTGGGCAATTGCGACGCCATAGGAGACATCGGCATCGGTCTCGCCATAGATATGCGGAACGCCATATTCGCTGCGGATGATCTCTGCCTGATACACGCGGTCGCTTTCCGGTGGAGTGCCGCGCTCCGCAGCGATCGGCTCCCACACCAGCAGGCCAATCGATATGGCTATGAGTATCGCGATAACGCTTAAACCGGCCCACCGTAATGGTATTCTCATATAAACTCGAGCTTTGTTGGGAGGGGATTGGATGGTCCTAGACAACCGTTGGGGAAAGGTAAAATCGAGATGCGTTTCATCATCGGTGACGCTTGACTCGATGGTGGCGTTAGAGTGTCTGCTGAGGTTCGCAATCGTAATGGGGAAATAGTGAGGAGGGCAGCAGTTTTGGTGGGTGTTGTGCTTTTGGCAGCGTGCGGGAGTGCGGATGGTGATTCAGTAGGAGAGACGACAGGCGTCGAGACAGCGACATCACCGGTAACCTATGGTCTTGCTGCAAGCTGTGCCGGACGAGCGAATGCCCTTATTTATGCGCTGAATGGTGATGAAGATGCATCGGCTGCTGGTGAAGTGCGACCAGCGATTGTGGGTGTGACGCGCGAGAGATTGATGTTCATCGCTCAGTCTGCAGAACAAACCGCCATAACTCTCGGCCTCGATTTGGCGGAAAAGATGACTGGGGATGAAGTTTCCAGCGAAATTAGTGGAATTACGCGTCGCACGAATATGCGGAGACACAGCGCAGAGAGGCGAGGCGATGAGGCGCGCTACCTCGAAGTGCAGAGCTTAGCAGACTCACTTTTGGATGAGTGTGCTGCTTTTGATCCTCAAGACTAGGATTTACTCCTCGGCTGGAGCACAGCCTGTCACCTTATCAAATCCAATCGTCTCGACAGGCGCATGAAATTTACCGACCGGCGCACTTGTGTGACGAAAATGCAACACTATGTGTCACAGGTAATCAGATAAGGGACGAGACAGGGAATGAATCTCGATAAATTCACCGATCGCGCGCGCGGCTTCCTGCAAAGCGCGCTGACCATTGCCATTCGCAACGAACACCAGCGGATTTCGCCCGAGCACATCCTGAAAGCTCTGCTGGAGGATGAAGAGGGCATGGCCGCAGGCCTGCTCCAGCGCGCGGGTGCCAATCCGGGTCGCGCGGTGCAGGAAGTGGACGCGCTTCTGGCGAAGATCCCTGCCGTCAGCGGAGGCGGAGCGCAGCAGCAGCCGGGCCTCGATAATGACAGCGTGCGCCTGCTCGATCAGGCCGAGCAAGTCGCCGAAAAGGCGGGAGACAGCTATGTCACCGTCGAGCGGCTTTTGCTGGCGCTGGCTCTGCAAAAGGACAGCCGTGCAGGCAAAGCGCTCGCCGCAGCGGGGCTCGACCCGCAGGCGCTCAACACCGCCATCAATGAGCTGCGGAAGGGCAAGACGGCGGACAGTGCCAATGCCGAAGCGGCCTATGATGCGATGAAGAAATACGCGCAGGATCTTACGCAGAGGGCGAAGGACGGCAAGCTCGATCCCGTCATCGGGCGTGACGAGGAAATCCGCCGCGTCGTGCAGATCCTTGCCCGCCGCACAAAGAACAATCCGGTTGTCATCGGTGAGCCCGGAACGGGTAAGACGGCGATTGCCGAAGGCCTCGCGCTGCGCATTGCCAATGGCGATGTGCCGGACAGCCTGAAGGACCGCACGTTAATGGCGCTCGACATGGGTAGCCTGATTGCAGGCGCAAAATATCGTGGCGAATTCGAAGAGCGTCTGAAGACCGTGCTCGACGAAGTGAAGGGTGCGGATGGGCAGATCATCCTCTTCATCGACGAGATGCATACGCTGATCGGCGCCGGCGCGAGCGAAGGCAGCATGGATGCGTCCAACCTTCTGAAGCCCGCACTTGCACGCGGCGAACTGCATTGCATCGGCGCGACGACACTCGACGAATATCAGAAATATGTCGAGAAGGACGCGGCGCTCCAGCGGCGTTTCCAGCCCGTCTTCGTGGATGAGCCGAGCGTGGAGGACACGATTTCTATCCTGCGCGGCATCAAGGAGAAATACGAGCTGCACCACGGCGTGCGCATCACCGATGGCGCGATTGTGGCCGCAGCGCAGCTTTCCGAACGCTACATTTCCGATCGCTTCCTGCCGGACAAGGCCATCGACCTGATGGACGAGGCCGCGAGCCGCATCCGCATGGAAGTGGAGAGTAAGCCCGAAGAGATCGAGAACCTCGACAGGCGCATCATCCAGTTGAAGATTGAAGAGCAGGCGCTCGGCAAGGAAAGCGACACTGCGTCTCAAGACCGCCTTGCTGCTTTGCGCGAGGAGCTCGCCAATCTCGAGCAGCAATCATCCGAGCTGACGACCCGCTGGCAGAACGAGCGCGACAAGATCCATGCCGAGGCGCGGATCAAGGAAGAGCTTGATGCGGCACGGATCGAGCTGGAGCAGGCTCAGCGCAATGGCGATCTCGCCGCTGCGGGTGAGCTGCAATACGGCACGATCCCGAAGCTGGAGACGCAGCTTGCCGAAGCCGCCGATCACACCGAGAACGCGCTTCTCAAAGAGGAAGTGACCGAGGATGACATCGCCTCCGTCGTCGCCCGCTGGACGGGTATCCCGATGGAGAAAATGCTCGAAGGCGAGCGCGACAAGCTTCTCAAGATGGAGGAAGTGCTCGGCAAGCGGGTGATCGGTCAGGAGAAGGCGATTACCGCCGTTTCCAAGGCGGTGCGCCGCGCACGGGCTGGCCTGCAGGATCCGGGCCGTCCGCTTGGCAGCTTCCTGTTCCTCGGCCCCACCGGCGTCGGCAAGACCGAGCTCACTAAGGCGCTCGCCGCCTTCCTGTTCGATGACGATCAGGCGATGGTGCGCATCGACATGAGTGAGTTCATGGAGAAGCACTCGGTCGCCCGGCTGATCGGCGCGCCTCCGGGCTATGTCGGCTATGACGAGGGCGGCGTGCTGACCGAAGCGGTCCGGCGTCGGCCCTATCAGGTGGTGCTCTTCGACGAGGTCGAGAAGGCCCATGGCGATGTGTTCAACGTGCTGTTGCAGGTACTTGACGATGGTCGCCTGACAGACGGGCAGGGCCGCCAGGTTGATTTCAGCAATACGCTGATCATCCTGACATCGAACCTCGGCAGCCAGTTCCTTTCCAATCTGGGCGATGACCAGAAGGTGGAGGACGTGGAAGATCAGGTAATGGATGTGGTGCGCGGACACTTCCGCCCCGAATTCCTCAACCGGCTGGACGAGATCGTGCTGTTTCACCGCCTGGCGATGGAGCACATGGCACCTATCGTCGATATCCAGGTGGCGCGCGTGCAGAAGCTGCTGAAGGATCGCAAGATCGTGCTCGACCTGACCGAAGGTGCGCGCAAATGGCTTGGCCGGGTGGGATACGATCCCGTGTACGGTGCGCGGCCACTCAAGCGCGCGGTGCAGCGCTATCTCCAGGATCCGCTGGCGGAGAAACTGCTCGGCGGAGAGATCCCCGATGGTTCGACTGTCAAAGTCGATGAAGGCGACGGAGAACTGCAGATGGTCGTATCCTGACCACGCTCAAACGGTTTCGGTACAAACAAAAAGGGCGGGGAAATCCCCGCCCTTTTTTTATGGCTATATAATGGGTCTTAGAGGCCCGGCACCTGATCCCCGCGCAGCGTGATGCCGAGGAAGAACGACGTCCCATAGGGCGAGACCGGGTAGGAGAAGTTCGTCGGATACGGCTGCTCATCGGTCAGATTGTTCACGCCGGCGTAGATCGTGAAATCGTCATTCGCTTCATAGCTGACGCTGATGTCGTGAATGAAGTATTCGTCGGCCAGACCGGCAGGGCCAACCTGCGCGTCCAGCGTCTCGATCTCGATGCCCGCAAAGGCGGTGCTGCCGACATACTGCAGGCCATAGCGGAAGGTGAACGGTCCGTAGCCGACGCTCAGCGAACCGACGCCAGCCCACTCCGGACGCTGCTCTTCACGCAGGCCGGGGTTGTTGTTGGTCGGATCGGTCGGATCGAAGAAACGGTCGATATAATCGACCCAGTTGACCGATGCCCTCGCACCGATATCGAATTCACCCACGTCGAAGCGATAGGCGATCGTGCCGTCTATACCTGCAGTTTCGATCCGGCCGAAGTTCAGCTGCGTCTGCGACAGGAAGTCGAAGCCGAGGAACGTCGGGCTGGTGGGATCATCGTTACGCGTGAACTGGCCGCAGAACTGGTTCGGGAAGGCTGTCGAGTCGTAACAGCTGTTCACGATGTCCTGCGAACCCACCGCCGAAATCGCGTCTTCGATCTCGATGTTATAATAGTCGACCGAAAGCACGAGGCCGGGCACGAAGCGCGGCGTAACGACGGCGCCGAATGTGTAGGTCGTCGCCGTTTCCTCTAGCAGGTTTGGATTGCCCCCCGTCGTGCCGGAGAAGCGCGCGGTCAGCGGGTCTGCATAATCGTAGACGCCATTGGTCGAGTAGTCGCTCGCGACCGCACCCAGTGCCTGGAAATCGGCAACGCAGTTGGCTTGGCGGTTTGCTGCGTCTGCGGCATCGAGTACCGCGATCTGCGAAGCGTCACACGGATCGGAGGGGCGGAACACCGTACCCTGCTGCGGATCGAACAGTTCGGAGATATTCGGCGCACGAACAGCGCGGGAATAGGTACCGCGGAAACGCAGGTCTTCCACCGGCGCCCAGATACCGCTCACGCTCCAGGTGAACGTGCCACCCACGGTCGAGTAATCCGAATAGCGCGCTGCACCCGTGACTTCGAGAATATCGAAGAAGGGCACGGCTTCTAGGATCGGAATGTTTATCTCGGCAAAAACTTCCGCGACATCGAACTGGCCACCGGTATTGAAGCTGCGCGTTTGCGCATCGAATACCAACTGCTGGTTGCCAGAGACATCGCCGATGAACTGACCCGCGTTGATATCGGGCGTATCGATCTGAGCGATACCCAACGTCAGCGGATCGAAGTTAAAGCTGCTCTGCTCGTCGCGATATTCCGCACCGACGGCGAAGCGGACGGGTCCGCCGGGAAGCTGGAAGAAGCTGCTCGTGT is drawn from Aurantiacibacter sp. MUD61 and contains these coding sequences:
- the clpB gene encoding ATP-dependent chaperone ClpB; translation: MNLDKFTDRARGFLQSALTIAIRNEHQRISPEHILKALLEDEEGMAAGLLQRAGANPGRAVQEVDALLAKIPAVSGGGAQQQPGLDNDSVRLLDQAEQVAEKAGDSYVTVERLLLALALQKDSRAGKALAAAGLDPQALNTAINELRKGKTADSANAEAAYDAMKKYAQDLTQRAKDGKLDPVIGRDEEIRRVVQILARRTKNNPVVIGEPGTGKTAIAEGLALRIANGDVPDSLKDRTLMALDMGSLIAGAKYRGEFEERLKTVLDEVKGADGQIILFIDEMHTLIGAGASEGSMDASNLLKPALARGELHCIGATTLDEYQKYVEKDAALQRRFQPVFVDEPSVEDTISILRGIKEKYELHHGVRITDGAIVAAAQLSERYISDRFLPDKAIDLMDEAASRIRMEVESKPEEIENLDRRIIQLKIEEQALGKESDTASQDRLAALREELANLEQQSSELTTRWQNERDKIHAEARIKEELDAARIELEQAQRNGDLAAAGELQYGTIPKLETQLAEAADHTENALLKEEVTEDDIASVVARWTGIPMEKMLEGERDKLLKMEEVLGKRVIGQEKAITAVSKAVRRARAGLQDPGRPLGSFLFLGPTGVGKTELTKALAAFLFDDDQAMVRIDMSEFMEKHSVARLIGAPPGYVGYDEGGVLTEAVRRRPYQVVLFDEVEKAHGDVFNVLLQVLDDGRLTDGQGRQVDFSNTLIILTSNLGSQFLSNLGDDQKVEDVEDQVMDVVRGHFRPEFLNRLDEIVLFHRLAMEHMAPIVDIQVARVQKLLKDRKIVLDLTEGARKWLGRVGYDPVYGARPLKRAVQRYLQDPLAEKLLGGEIPDGSTVKVDEGDGELQMVVS